A genomic window from Passer domesticus isolate bPasDom1 chromosome Z, bPasDom1.hap1, whole genome shotgun sequence includes:
- the HSPB3 gene encoding heat shock protein beta-3, which yields MAEAVIRHWVETPVRYQEQFVDQELEAHRLNHLLYALPGPATAAQSDPRCATESTAGARKSGQEEENTHFRVLLDVVQFRPEDIIIQTFEGWLLIKAQHGPRMDEHGFISRSFTRQYKLPDGVENKDLSALFCHDGILVVEMKNSVEKN from the coding sequence ATGGCAGAAGCTGTCATAAGACATTGGGTGGAAACTCCTGTACGCTACCAGGAGCAGTTTGTTGACCAAGAGCTGGAAGCACACAGACTGAACCACCTTTTATATGCTTTGCCGGGCCCTGCCACCGCTGCACAGAGCGACCCAAGGTGTGCCACAGAAAGCACGGCTGGGGCCAGGAAGAGCGGCCAGGAGGAGGAAAACACACACTTTCGGGTCTTGCTGGATGTTGTGCAGTTCCGCCCCGAAGATATCATTATCCAGACTTTCGAAGGCTGGCTCCTGATTAAAGCTCAGCACGGGCCCAGGATGGACGAACATGGTTTCATATCCAGAAGCTTCACCAGACAATACAAATTACCTGATGGAGTGGAGAACAAAGACTTGTCTGCACTTTTCTGCCATGATGGCATTTTGGTTGTTGAAATGAAGAACTCAGTGGAAAAGAATTAG
- the SNX18 gene encoding sorting nexin-18 isoform X3 has translation MALRARALYDFRSENPGEISLREHEVLSLCSEQDIEGWLEGVNSRGDRGLFPASYVQVIRAPAAEPPPPARYANVPVGGFEPLPPPAAFKPAAQQPPPEPFPPPPAGYPFPPYGGSYQPSQGSDDDWDDDWDDSSTVADEPGALGSSYPDYEAAGGGASGRYRLSTRSEPSLGPRGAGHPPGHPHPPGGGGGAKSSATVSRNLNRFSTFVKSGGEAFVLGEASGFVKDGDKLCVVLGPRGPEWQENPYPFQCSIEDPTKQTKFKGMKSYIAYKLVPSHTGQQVHRRYKHFDWLYGRLAEKFPVISVPHLPEKQATGRFEEDFISKRRKGLAWWMDHMCSHPVLAQCDAFQHFLTCPSTDEKAWKQGKRKAEKDEMVGANFFLTISVPTGPGASLDLQEVESQVDGFKAFTKKMDESALQLNHTANEFARKQVTGFKKEYQKVGHSFKCLSQAFELDQQAFSAGLNQAIAFTAEAYDAIGDLFADQPRQDLDPVMDLLALYQGHLANFPDIIHVQKGRIPLDLRRMEEQRQLYQNMPISVHRARGP, from the coding sequence ATGGCGCTGCGGGCGCGGGCGCTGTACGACTTCAGGTCGGAGAACCCGGGTGAGATCTCGCTGCGGGAGCACGAGGTGCTGAGCCTGTGCAGCGAGCAGGACATCGAGGGCTGGCTGGAGGGCGTCAACAGCCGCGGGGACCGCGGGCTCTTCCCGGCTTCTTACGTGCAGGTGATCCGCGCCCCCGCCGccgagccgccgccgcccgcccgctaCGCGAACGTCCCCGTCGGCGGGTTCGAGCCGctgccgccccccgccgcctTCAAGCCGGCGGCGCAGCAGCCCCCGCCCGAGCCCttcccgccgccccccgccgggTATCCCTTTCCGCCCTACGGCGGCTCCtaccagcccagccagggcagcgATGACGACTGGGACGACGACTGGGACGACAGCTCCACGGTGGCCGACGAGCCGGGCGCCCTGGGCAGCTCGTACCCCGACTACgaggcggcgggcggcggcgcctcGGGCCGGTACCGCCTGTCCACCCGCTCCGAGCCGTCCCTGGGCCCCCGCGGCGCTGGGCACCCGCCGGGACACCCGCACccccccggcggcggcggcggcgccaaGAGCTCGGCCACGGTGAGCCGCAATCTCAATCGCTTCTCCACCTTCGTCAAGTCCGGCGGAGAGGCCTTCGTGCTGGGCGAGGCGTCGGGCTTCGTGAAGGACGGGGACAAGCTGTGCGTAGTGCTGGGCCCCAGGGGCCCCGAGTGGCAGGAGAACCCCTACCCCTTCCAGTGCTCCATCGAGGACCCCACCAAACAGACCAAATTCAAGGGCATGAAGAGCTACATCGCCTACAAGCTGGTGCCCAGCCACACCGGGCAGCAGGTGCACCGCCGCTACAAGCACTTTGACTGGCTCTATGGGCGCCTGGCTGAGAAGTTCCCTGTCATCTCCGTGCCACACTTGCCAGAGAAGCAGGCCACTGGCCGCTTTGAGGAGGACTTCATCTCCAAACGTCGCAAGGGCCTGGCCTGGTGGATGGACCACATGTGCAGCCACCCTGTGCTGGCTCAGTGCGATGCCTTCCAGCACttcctcacctgtcccagcacGGATGAGAAGGCCTGGAAACAGGGCAAGCGCAAGGCTGAAAAGGATGAGATGGTGGGTGCCAATTTTTTTCTGACCatcagtgtccccacaggcccTGGGGCCAGCCTGGACTTGCAGGAGGTGGAAAGCCAGGTGGATGGCTTCAAAGCcttcaccaagaagatggatgAGAGTGCCCTGCAACTTAATCACACGGCCAACGAGTTTGCCCGCAAACAAGTCACTGGTTTCAAGAAGGAATACCAGAAGGTGGGGCACTCCTTCAAGTGCCTCAGTCAGGCATTTGAGCTGGACCAGCAGGCCTTTTCGGCTGGCCTCAACCAAGCCATAGCCTTCACTGCAGAAGCCTATGATGCCATCGGTGACCTCTTTGCAGACCAGCCCCGGCAGGATCTAGATCCTGTGATGGATTTGTTAGCATTATATCAGGGGCATTTGGCCAACTTTCCAGACATCATCCATGTGCAGAAAG
- the SNX18 gene encoding sorting nexin-18 isoform X5, whose amino-acid sequence MALRARALYDFRSENPGEISLREHEVLSLCSEQDIEGWLEGVNSRGDRGLFPASYVQVIRAPAAEPPPPARYANVPVGGFEPLPPPAAFKPAAQQPPPEPFPPPPAGYPFPPYGGSYQPSQGSDDDWDDDWDDSSTVADEPGALGSSYPDYEAAGGGASGRYRLSTRSEPSLGPRGAGHPPGHPHPPGGGGGAKSSATVSRNLNRFSTFVKSGGEAFVLGEASGFVKDGDKLCVVLGPRGPEWQENPYPFQCSIEDPTKQTKFKGMKSYIAYKLVPSHTGQQVHRRYKHFDWLYGRLAEKFPVISVPHLPEKQATGRFEEDFISKRRKGLAWWMDHMCSHPVLAQCDAFQHFLTCPSTDEKAWKQGKRKAEKDEMVGANFFLTISVPTGPGASLDLQEVESQVDGFKAFTKKMDESALQLNHTANEFARKQVTGFKKEYQKVGHSFKCLSQAFELDQQAFSAGLNQAIAFTAEAYDAIGDLFADQPRQDLDPVMDLLALYQGHLANFPDIIHVQKVFNSKFRTV is encoded by the coding sequence ATGGCGCTGCGGGCGCGGGCGCTGTACGACTTCAGGTCGGAGAACCCGGGTGAGATCTCGCTGCGGGAGCACGAGGTGCTGAGCCTGTGCAGCGAGCAGGACATCGAGGGCTGGCTGGAGGGCGTCAACAGCCGCGGGGACCGCGGGCTCTTCCCGGCTTCTTACGTGCAGGTGATCCGCGCCCCCGCCGccgagccgccgccgcccgcccgctaCGCGAACGTCCCCGTCGGCGGGTTCGAGCCGctgccgccccccgccgcctTCAAGCCGGCGGCGCAGCAGCCCCCGCCCGAGCCCttcccgccgccccccgccgggTATCCCTTTCCGCCCTACGGCGGCTCCtaccagcccagccagggcagcgATGACGACTGGGACGACGACTGGGACGACAGCTCCACGGTGGCCGACGAGCCGGGCGCCCTGGGCAGCTCGTACCCCGACTACgaggcggcgggcggcggcgcctcGGGCCGGTACCGCCTGTCCACCCGCTCCGAGCCGTCCCTGGGCCCCCGCGGCGCTGGGCACCCGCCGGGACACCCGCACccccccggcggcggcggcggcgccaaGAGCTCGGCCACGGTGAGCCGCAATCTCAATCGCTTCTCCACCTTCGTCAAGTCCGGCGGAGAGGCCTTCGTGCTGGGCGAGGCGTCGGGCTTCGTGAAGGACGGGGACAAGCTGTGCGTAGTGCTGGGCCCCAGGGGCCCCGAGTGGCAGGAGAACCCCTACCCCTTCCAGTGCTCCATCGAGGACCCCACCAAACAGACCAAATTCAAGGGCATGAAGAGCTACATCGCCTACAAGCTGGTGCCCAGCCACACCGGGCAGCAGGTGCACCGCCGCTACAAGCACTTTGACTGGCTCTATGGGCGCCTGGCTGAGAAGTTCCCTGTCATCTCCGTGCCACACTTGCCAGAGAAGCAGGCCACTGGCCGCTTTGAGGAGGACTTCATCTCCAAACGTCGCAAGGGCCTGGCCTGGTGGATGGACCACATGTGCAGCCACCCTGTGCTGGCTCAGTGCGATGCCTTCCAGCACttcctcacctgtcccagcacGGATGAGAAGGCCTGGAAACAGGGCAAGCGCAAGGCTGAAAAGGATGAGATGGTGGGTGCCAATTTTTTTCTGACCatcagtgtccccacaggcccTGGGGCCAGCCTGGACTTGCAGGAGGTGGAAAGCCAGGTGGATGGCTTCAAAGCcttcaccaagaagatggatgAGAGTGCCCTGCAACTTAATCACACGGCCAACGAGTTTGCCCGCAAACAAGTCACTGGTTTCAAGAAGGAATACCAGAAGGTGGGGCACTCCTTCAAGTGCCTCAGTCAGGCATTTGAGCTGGACCAGCAGGCCTTTTCGGCTGGCCTCAACCAAGCCATAGCCTTCACTGCAGAAGCCTATGATGCCATCGGTGACCTCTTTGCAGACCAGCCCCGGCAGGATCTAGATCCTGTGATGGATTTGTTAGCATTATATCAGGGGCATTTGGCCAACTTTCCAGACATCATCCATGTGCAGAAAG
- the SNX18 gene encoding sorting nexin-18 isoform X4, which produces MALRARALYDFRSENPGEISLREHEVLSLCSEQDIEGWLEGVNSRGDRGLFPASYVQVIRAPAAEPPPPARYANVPVGGFEPLPPPAAFKPAAQQPPPEPFPPPPAGYPFPPYGGSYQPSQGSDDDWDDDWDDSSTVADEPGALGSSYPDYEAAGGGASGRYRLSTRSEPSLGPRGAGHPPGHPHPPGGGGGAKSSATVSRNLNRFSTFVKSGGEAFVLGEASGFVKDGDKLCVVLGPRGPEWQENPYPFQCSIEDPTKQTKFKGMKSYIAYKLVPSHTGQQVHRRYKHFDWLYGRLAEKFPVISVPHLPEKQATGRFEEDFISKRRKGLAWWMDHMCSHPVLAQCDAFQHFLTCPSTDEKAWKQGKRKAEKDEMVGANFFLTISVPTGPGASLDLQEVESQVDGFKAFTKKMDESALQLNHTANEFARKQVTGFKKEYQKVGHSFKCLSQAFELDQQAFSAGLNQAIAFTAEAYDAIGDLFADQPRQDLDPVMDLLALYQGHLANFPDIIHVQKGRPAQVGEHL; this is translated from the coding sequence ATGGCGCTGCGGGCGCGGGCGCTGTACGACTTCAGGTCGGAGAACCCGGGTGAGATCTCGCTGCGGGAGCACGAGGTGCTGAGCCTGTGCAGCGAGCAGGACATCGAGGGCTGGCTGGAGGGCGTCAACAGCCGCGGGGACCGCGGGCTCTTCCCGGCTTCTTACGTGCAGGTGATCCGCGCCCCCGCCGccgagccgccgccgcccgcccgctaCGCGAACGTCCCCGTCGGCGGGTTCGAGCCGctgccgccccccgccgcctTCAAGCCGGCGGCGCAGCAGCCCCCGCCCGAGCCCttcccgccgccccccgccgggTATCCCTTTCCGCCCTACGGCGGCTCCtaccagcccagccagggcagcgATGACGACTGGGACGACGACTGGGACGACAGCTCCACGGTGGCCGACGAGCCGGGCGCCCTGGGCAGCTCGTACCCCGACTACgaggcggcgggcggcggcgcctcGGGCCGGTACCGCCTGTCCACCCGCTCCGAGCCGTCCCTGGGCCCCCGCGGCGCTGGGCACCCGCCGGGACACCCGCACccccccggcggcggcggcggcgccaaGAGCTCGGCCACGGTGAGCCGCAATCTCAATCGCTTCTCCACCTTCGTCAAGTCCGGCGGAGAGGCCTTCGTGCTGGGCGAGGCGTCGGGCTTCGTGAAGGACGGGGACAAGCTGTGCGTAGTGCTGGGCCCCAGGGGCCCCGAGTGGCAGGAGAACCCCTACCCCTTCCAGTGCTCCATCGAGGACCCCACCAAACAGACCAAATTCAAGGGCATGAAGAGCTACATCGCCTACAAGCTGGTGCCCAGCCACACCGGGCAGCAGGTGCACCGCCGCTACAAGCACTTTGACTGGCTCTATGGGCGCCTGGCTGAGAAGTTCCCTGTCATCTCCGTGCCACACTTGCCAGAGAAGCAGGCCACTGGCCGCTTTGAGGAGGACTTCATCTCCAAACGTCGCAAGGGCCTGGCCTGGTGGATGGACCACATGTGCAGCCACCCTGTGCTGGCTCAGTGCGATGCCTTCCAGCACttcctcacctgtcccagcacGGATGAGAAGGCCTGGAAACAGGGCAAGCGCAAGGCTGAAAAGGATGAGATGGTGGGTGCCAATTTTTTTCTGACCatcagtgtccccacaggcccTGGGGCCAGCCTGGACTTGCAGGAGGTGGAAAGCCAGGTGGATGGCTTCAAAGCcttcaccaagaagatggatgAGAGTGCCCTGCAACTTAATCACACGGCCAACGAGTTTGCCCGCAAACAAGTCACTGGTTTCAAGAAGGAATACCAGAAGGTGGGGCACTCCTTCAAGTGCCTCAGTCAGGCATTTGAGCTGGACCAGCAGGCCTTTTCGGCTGGCCTCAACCAAGCCATAGCCTTCACTGCAGAAGCCTATGATGCCATCGGTGACCTCTTTGCAGACCAGCCCCGGCAGGATCTAGATCCTGTGATGGATTTGTTAGCATTATATCAGGGGCATTTGGCCAACTTTCCAGACATCATCCATGTGCAGAAAG
- the SNX18 gene encoding sorting nexin-18 isoform X2, which translates to MALRARALYDFRSENPGEISLREHEVLSLCSEQDIEGWLEGVNSRGDRGLFPASYVQVIRAPAAEPPPPARYANVPVGGFEPLPPPAAFKPAAQQPPPEPFPPPPAGYPFPPYGGSYQPSQGSDDDWDDDWDDSSTVADEPGALGSSYPDYEAAGGGASGRYRLSTRSEPSLGPRGAGHPPGHPHPPGGGGGAKSSATVSRNLNRFSTFVKSGGEAFVLGEASGFVKDGDKLCVVLGPRGPEWQENPYPFQCSIEDPTKQTKFKGMKSYIAYKLVPSHTGQQVHRRYKHFDWLYGRLAEKFPVISVPHLPEKQATGRFEEDFISKRRKGLAWWMDHMCSHPVLAQCDAFQHFLTCPSTDEKAWKQGKRKAEKDEMVGANFFLTISVPTGPGASLDLQEVESQVDGFKAFTKKMDESALQLNHTANEFARKQVTGFKKEYQKVGHSFKCLSQAFELDQQAFSAGLNQAIAFTAEAYDAIGDLFADQPRQDLDPVMDLLALYQGHLANFPDIIHVQKGLCWGNGIACIPGDDTQLHPKPVLGQGESMSSLLFQKGIML; encoded by the coding sequence ATGGCGCTGCGGGCGCGGGCGCTGTACGACTTCAGGTCGGAGAACCCGGGTGAGATCTCGCTGCGGGAGCACGAGGTGCTGAGCCTGTGCAGCGAGCAGGACATCGAGGGCTGGCTGGAGGGCGTCAACAGCCGCGGGGACCGCGGGCTCTTCCCGGCTTCTTACGTGCAGGTGATCCGCGCCCCCGCCGccgagccgccgccgcccgcccgctaCGCGAACGTCCCCGTCGGCGGGTTCGAGCCGctgccgccccccgccgcctTCAAGCCGGCGGCGCAGCAGCCCCCGCCCGAGCCCttcccgccgccccccgccgggTATCCCTTTCCGCCCTACGGCGGCTCCtaccagcccagccagggcagcgATGACGACTGGGACGACGACTGGGACGACAGCTCCACGGTGGCCGACGAGCCGGGCGCCCTGGGCAGCTCGTACCCCGACTACgaggcggcgggcggcggcgcctcGGGCCGGTACCGCCTGTCCACCCGCTCCGAGCCGTCCCTGGGCCCCCGCGGCGCTGGGCACCCGCCGGGACACCCGCACccccccggcggcggcggcggcgccaaGAGCTCGGCCACGGTGAGCCGCAATCTCAATCGCTTCTCCACCTTCGTCAAGTCCGGCGGAGAGGCCTTCGTGCTGGGCGAGGCGTCGGGCTTCGTGAAGGACGGGGACAAGCTGTGCGTAGTGCTGGGCCCCAGGGGCCCCGAGTGGCAGGAGAACCCCTACCCCTTCCAGTGCTCCATCGAGGACCCCACCAAACAGACCAAATTCAAGGGCATGAAGAGCTACATCGCCTACAAGCTGGTGCCCAGCCACACCGGGCAGCAGGTGCACCGCCGCTACAAGCACTTTGACTGGCTCTATGGGCGCCTGGCTGAGAAGTTCCCTGTCATCTCCGTGCCACACTTGCCAGAGAAGCAGGCCACTGGCCGCTTTGAGGAGGACTTCATCTCCAAACGTCGCAAGGGCCTGGCCTGGTGGATGGACCACATGTGCAGCCACCCTGTGCTGGCTCAGTGCGATGCCTTCCAGCACttcctcacctgtcccagcacGGATGAGAAGGCCTGGAAACAGGGCAAGCGCAAGGCTGAAAAGGATGAGATGGTGGGTGCCAATTTTTTTCTGACCatcagtgtccccacaggcccTGGGGCCAGCCTGGACTTGCAGGAGGTGGAAAGCCAGGTGGATGGCTTCAAAGCcttcaccaagaagatggatgAGAGTGCCCTGCAACTTAATCACACGGCCAACGAGTTTGCCCGCAAACAAGTCACTGGTTTCAAGAAGGAATACCAGAAGGTGGGGCACTCCTTCAAGTGCCTCAGTCAGGCATTTGAGCTGGACCAGCAGGCCTTTTCGGCTGGCCTCAACCAAGCCATAGCCTTCACTGCAGAAGCCTATGATGCCATCGGTGACCTCTTTGCAGACCAGCCCCGGCAGGATCTAGATCCTGTGATGGATTTGTTAGCATTATATCAGGGGCATTTGGCCAACTTTCCAGACATCATCCATGTGCAGAAAG